Proteins encoded in a region of the Manis javanica isolate MJ-LG chromosome 15, MJ_LKY, whole genome shotgun sequence genome:
- the EXOG gene encoding LOW QUALITY PROTEIN: nuclease EXOG, mitochondrial (The sequence of the model RefSeq protein was modified relative to this genomic sequence to represent the inferred CDS: inserted 5 bases in 5 codons; substituted 4 bases at 4 genomic stop codons), with protein sequence MPQRCTCPPGGATDRGTAGPQSPGAPAPNAIVLGPRGPSRLRLRSGHTGSVGARAPWASNFCGRRGLTPSPRRVPSVSAAPAWPMEFCVPVLWPPDVCDFPVIGKDSVAVPSHXYKVILLACRSPVSTELLTLGVFVVPSEAISFQHQSYESQVRLQGLEKLLELAFFXHLHGVSGIRNICSVDXCKLLGFXEFTLYVSTRXEGDXSVFRLEKVMENLKNAGIEPDDYFMSXLXKKLEEFEAREQXGILERKPA encoded by the exons ATGCCGCAGCGGTGCACGTGTCCACCAGGTGGCGCCACGGACCGCGGAACTGCTGGTCCCCAGTCCCCTGGGGCACCTGCCCCTAACGCCATTGTGCTCGGCCCGCGGGGCCCTTCACGGCTGCGTCTGCGCTCCGGGCATACGGGCTCCGTGGGAGCCCGTGCTCCGTGGGCGTCTAACTTTTGTGGGAGGCGCGGGCTGACCCCATCCCCGCGGAGAGTGCCCTCCGTGTCTGCAGCGCCCGCGTGGCCCATGGAGTTCTGCGTCCCTGTGCTTTGGCCTCCAGATGTGTGTGACTTCCCA GTGATTGGCAAGGACAGCGTGGCAGTCCCCTCCC TTTATAAGGTGATCCTCCTAGCTTGCAGAAGCCCAGTGTCCACTGAACTGCTGACACTAGGGGTCTTCGTGGTGCCCAGTGAAGCCATCAGCTTCCAGCATCAGTCATATGAATCGCAGGTGAGACTTCAGGGCTTGGAGAAGTTGCTGGAACtggcatttt ttcatttgcatGGAGTCAGTGGCATCAGGAATATCTGCTCTGTGG CCTGTAAGCTCCTGGGCTTCTAGGAGTTCACGCTGTACGTCAGCACAA CCGAGGGGGACTGATCAGTGTTCAGACTGGAAAAGGTcatggaaaatttgaaaaatgcagGGATTGAACCAGATGACTACTTCATGA TGCTCTAGAAGAAACTAGAAGAATTCGAGGCTAGGGAGCAGTGAGGAATCCTAGAGAGAAAGCCAGCGTGA